One Candidatus Methylomirabilota bacterium DNA window includes the following coding sequences:
- a CDS encoding c-type cytochrome: MGRKKSLFAISILTVMMLGCGQSLTAQAQQEPAKPVENGQQPKGSEASATVDQQKPKKLNPFTGNADAVTEGRQLYLQSGCPGCHGSGGGGAMAGATPLLGGRWKFGGDDETLFKVIKGTYPGQTMPAVFGAVLKDEQIWKIIAWIRSVYKGDPQEIVW; the protein is encoded by the coding sequence ATGGGACGTAAAAAGTCGCTTTTTGCCATATCGATTCTTACCGTTATGATGTTGGGATGCGGCCAGAGTCTCACGGCTCAGGCCCAGCAAGAGCCGGCGAAGCCCGTAGAAAACGGTCAGCAACCGAAAGGATCGGAAGCCTCCGCAACCGTAGATCAGCAGAAACCGAAAAAGCTCAACCCGTTCACCGGCAACGCAGACGCAGTCACAGAAGGACGTCAATTGTATCTGCAGTCCGGCTGTCCAGGCTGTCATGGCTCAGGCGGTGGCGGCGCGATGGCCGGGGCCACGCCACTGCTGGGAGGTCGCTGGAAGTTTGGAGGTGACGACGAAACCCTCTTTAAAGTGATCAAGGGGACCTACCCGGGACAGACCATGCCGGCGGTTTTCGGGGCAGTTCTGAAAGATGAACAGATCTGGAAGATCATTGCCTGGATCCGGTCGGTCTACAAAGGCGATCCTCAAGAGATCGTCTGGTAG
- the sixA gene encoding phosphohistidine phosphatase SixA, with the protein MAAERAVLHYLVRHGESKSEREDPTKPLSDHGREEVMRVARHAASIGVEVAEICHSDRLRAQQTAEIMAEYLVPRFGIRKGEGLAPGDDPDRVRALLEAAGEPLMLIGHLPHLSRLISALVLGNSETEIIRPDTGTMICLVKTDRGFRLLWVLTPELAQT; encoded by the coding sequence ATGGCCGCAGAGAGGGCCGTACTGCACTATCTCGTGCGGCATGGCGAGTCAAAATCCGAGCGTGAGGATCCGACTAAGCCGCTCAGCGATCACGGGCGCGAGGAGGTTATGCGCGTGGCCAGGCACGCTGCGTCCATTGGAGTGGAGGTCGCCGAAATCTGTCACTCAGACAGACTCCGGGCCCAGCAGACCGCCGAGATCATGGCCGAATATCTGGTACCGCGGTTCGGTATCCGGAAGGGCGAAGGTCTCGCGCCCGGCGACGACCCGGACAGAGTTCGCGCTCTGTTGGAGGCTGCTGGGGAGCCACTGATGCTTATAGGCCACCTGCCGCACCTGAGCCGCCTCATCTCGGCTCTGGTGCTGGGCAACAGTGAGACTGAGATCATCCGACCGGATACAGGCACAATGATCTGTCTCGTCAAGACCGATAGAGGCTTTCGGCTGCTGTGGGTTCTCACGCCTGAGCTGGCTCAGACGTAG
- a CDS encoding substrate-binding domain-containing protein: MNRKVVILSGFVVMMMLFPLVGKALGSHITQLKVCGDPDNLPFSNKKSEGFENKIADVIAKELGAELTYFWWPHQRGLVRRALRPGLCDVMISIPQGWDQVLWTKPYYRSAYVLIYPKNRGLQIKSLDDPILKRLKIGVYINTPPAEALANRDIRANVVGYSLFDTSKNERSDKIIRDLVAGEIDVMLDWGPMAGYAMKRLNGSSPLEVVLLQGGEPGSPFTFEFSMGVREGDTTLKKDLEEAVSKRHVEIRKILEDYGVPLLPLLAREQFSKVEEKPGEVFYRRFDRDDPLISY; encoded by the coding sequence ATGAACCGAAAAGTTGTCATTCTCAGCGGATTCGTTGTTATGATGATGCTGTTTCCCCTTGTCGGCAAAGCCTTGGGGAGTCACATCACACAACTGAAGGTCTGTGGCGATCCGGACAATCTACCCTTTTCCAATAAGAAATCAGAAGGGTTTGAGAATAAGATTGCAGACGTGATCGCTAAGGAATTGGGTGCAGAGCTCACCTACTTCTGGTGGCCTCATCAGCGGGGGTTGGTCCGGAGAGCGTTGCGACCTGGACTGTGCGATGTCATGATCTCGATCCCGCAGGGTTGGGATCAGGTTCTCTGGACGAAGCCCTATTATCGGTCGGCATACGTTCTTATCTATCCAAAGAATCGGGGACTTCAAATCAAATCGCTCGACGACCCGATTCTGAAGCGGCTCAAGATCGGGGTCTATATCAATACCCCACCGGCGGAGGCGTTGGCCAATAGGGATATCAGAGCAAACGTTGTTGGCTACAGCCTCTTTGATACCTCCAAGAACGAGCGTTCAGATAAGATCATCCGAGACCTTGTTGCCGGTGAGATCGATGTTATGCTGGATTGGGGGCCGATGGCCGGCTATGCTATGAAACGATTGAATGGATCGTCGCCTCTTGAGGTAGTCCTCCTTCAGGGCGGGGAACCTGGGAGCCCCTTCACCTTCGAGTTTTCCATGGGGGTGAGGGAAGGCGATACGACACTTAAGAAGGATCTTGAGGAGGCGGTCAGTAAGCGGCATGTCGAGATCAGAAAGATCCTGGAGGATTACGGCGTACCCCTTCTACCACTCCTGGCACGCGAGCAGTTTTCAAAGGTCGAAGAGAAGCCTGGGGAGGTCTTTTACCGTCGTTTCGATCGAGACGATCCCCTTATCTCTTATTAA
- a CDS encoding YbhB/YbcL family Raf kinase inhibitor-like protein, whose product MKLESQAFQPGDMIPPKYTCDGQDISPPLSWSDPPTGTTSFALISDDPDAPMGTWVHWVIWNIPASVRAVKENFPKTASLPNGTTQGTTDFRRVGYGGPCPPSGTHRYFFKLYALDTTLNLPSSTTKKDLEKAIHSHILAQTELMGTYRRR is encoded by the coding sequence ATGAAATTAGAGAGTCAGGCATTTCAACCCGGTGACATGATTCCCCCGAAGTATACCTGTGATGGGCAAGACATCTCCCCACCGCTAAGCTGGTCTGACCCTCCGACCGGAACCACAAGCTTTGCCCTCATCTCGGACGATCCCGATGCGCCGATGGGGACGTGGGTCCACTGGGTGATCTGGAACATCCCGGCGAGTGTCCGCGCCGTTAAAGAGAATTTCCCCAAGACAGCGTCGCTGCCGAACGGGACCACACAGGGGACCACCGACTTCCGACGGGTTGGGTACGGCGGCCCCTGCCCGCCGTCCGGTACGCACCGGTATTTCTTCAAGCTGTACGCACTCGACACAACACTAAATCTGCCGTCCAGTACGACCAAGAAGGACCTGGAGAAAGCGATCCACAGTCACATCCTGGCGCAGACTGAACTGATGGGCACATATCGCCGGAGATAG
- a CDS encoding homogentisate 1,2-dioxygenase: MAHVPKMVNLTRIERRIRADYQARLKNWHSSGRSPKSLSSYKLEFGTELLMECPPTAIVESSTIPAHCPLFRAHVVQPMKENRSLRRRAFHVAEKTTPGSFVPILSSDDVAIWVCNGDFEEAGKWQSPARHADCHELYFVHRAQHPLSLITDFGLLEEVREGDFFFLPRGTTYSLRLAGRVSILLYEIPKRLLRPYDYWMGDQQPWPFSPAAPVPPEPTPLAELRPPLGREEATQVIVKRRLGSFTLLTYATPLFDVVAWEGEVWPFILRLNDLVALSSPNVHLDPKKLTVFASEDEGVAMQVFLPRWIHSLPYNHLNWVDEVLFNHKGYGARPEITDGFLTVHPAGLPHGPDLRTLANTARQEAPKPHDLPFREEVAVMVESRSSFVVLEDAERVEVKGYDQSWYQQSIEIC, encoded by the coding sequence ATGGCGCATGTGCCAAAGATGGTGAATCTGACGCGGATCGAACGGCGGATTCGAGCCGACTACCAAGCGCGTCTCAAGAATTGGCACTCCAGCGGACGCTCCCCAAAGAGCCTTTCGAGCTACAAGCTCGAGTTCGGTACAGAACTGCTGATGGAGTGTCCTCCAACCGCCATCGTCGAAAGCTCGACGATTCCCGCTCATTGTCCCTTGTTCAGAGCGCACGTCGTACAGCCAATGAAGGAGAATCGTTCTCTCAGGAGACGAGCCTTTCACGTAGCAGAGAAGACCACGCCCGGCTCCTTCGTCCCTATCCTTTCGAGCGACGATGTGGCCATTTGGGTCTGCAATGGGGATTTCGAGGAAGCCGGGAAGTGGCAATCCCCCGCTCGTCATGCCGACTGCCATGAGCTCTACTTTGTCCATCGGGCCCAACACCCCCTCAGCCTCATTACTGACTTCGGGCTGCTCGAGGAGGTTCGGGAGGGCGATTTCTTTTTTCTGCCGCGCGGCACTACCTATTCGTTGCGCTTGGCTGGAAGGGTGTCCATCCTCCTCTACGAAATCCCGAAACGGCTGCTCCGCCCCTATGACTACTGGATGGGGGATCAGCAGCCCTGGCCCTTTTCACCGGCTGCGCCGGTTCCGCCGGAACCGACGCCTCTTGCCGAGCTTCGGCCGCCGCTCGGTCGTGAGGAGGCCACACAGGTTATCGTCAAAAGACGGCTGGGCAGCTTCACGTTACTCACATACGCAACGCCGCTCTTCGATGTCGTAGCCTGGGAGGGAGAGGTGTGGCCCTTCATCCTTCGGCTCAACGATCTGGTGGCACTGTCTTCGCCAAACGTGCACCTCGATCCGAAGAAGCTTACGGTATTTGCGAGCGAGGATGAGGGCGTAGCGATGCAGGTGTTCCTCCCCCGCTGGATTCACAGCCTGCCGTACAACCATCTCAACTGGGTGGATGAAGTACTCTTTAATCATAAGGGGTACGGCGCGCGGCCCGAAATCACGGATGGATTCCTGACGGTCCACCCTGCCGGTCTGCCTCACGGCCCTGACCTCCGAACCCTGGCTAACACCGCTCGACAAGAGGCCCCCAAACCACATGATCTGCCATTTCGGGAGGAAGTGGCCGTGATGGTGGAATCCAGATCGTCATTCGTTGTTCTGGAGGATGCGGAGCGGGTGGAAGTCAAAGGGTATGACCAATCCTGGTACCAGCAGTCGATTGAGATATGCTGA
- a CDS encoding cold shock domain-containing protein, whose product MRVTGTVKWFNDAKGYGFIAREDGDDVFVHYSAISGSGFRSLNEGQAVEFDVVDGPKGKQAANVTRAA is encoded by the coding sequence ATGCGAGTTACAGGTACTGTAAAGTGGTTCAACGATGCGAAAGGTTACGGGTTTATCGCGCGAGAAGATGGCGACGACGTATTCGTACATTATTCTGCGATTTCCGGATCCGGCTTCCGGTCGCTCAATGAAGGGCAGGCTGTGGAGTTCGACGTCGTGGATGGGCCAAAGGGCAAGCAAGCTGCCAACGTGACCAGAGCAGCCTAG
- a CDS encoding fumarylacetoacetate hydrolase family protein — protein sequence MTTASVKDHLTYPARFLDGVSDARHIIGMGRSSGRSDEEIQRSLELRRVRWAYYTLALGRHEIHDSGETVSIPRSIRKADYEFELALLLDLGTKEGWTEAEAEEFLREHGRVTILNDLSCRCLQAEDVQLGLGPARSKSILGKALGTRFVPYAEFAKRNPHIILRVNGEVRLEAQACTDSTLWTFPKISAYLSQQPLMLDAGTLIGSGTFAGGSIAETCRKYPWLVEGDTVDTVEMEVEGIGILTNSFARRD from the coding sequence ATGACTACTGCCTCGGTCAAAGATCATCTTACCTATCCGGCCCGTTTCCTGGATGGCGTCTCCGATGCCAGGCACATCATCGGTATGGGCAGGAGTTCGGGACGCAGCGATGAGGAGATTCAAAGAAGCCTCGAACTTCGCAGGGTGAGGTGGGCGTACTATACACTCGCCCTTGGCCGGCACGAGATCCATGACTCCGGCGAGACGGTGTCCATCCCGCGCTCGATCCGGAAAGCGGATTACGAGTTCGAACTCGCGCTCCTGCTCGATCTAGGCACCAAGGAGGGGTGGACCGAAGCAGAGGCAGAGGAGTTCCTGCGGGAGCATGGTCGCGTGACCATCCTCAACGACCTCTCCTGCCGGTGTCTGCAGGCCGAGGACGTTCAACTTGGGCTTGGCCCCGCGCGAAGCAAGTCGATCCTCGGGAAGGCGCTGGGGACACGGTTTGTACCGTATGCGGAGTTCGCGAAGCGGAACCCTCATATCATCCTCCGCGTGAACGGCGAGGTTCGTCTGGAAGCTCAAGCCTGTACCGACTCGACCTTATGGACATTTCCGAAAATCAGCGCCTACCTCTCTCAACAGCCCTTGATGCTCGACGCCGGAACGCTCATCGGCTCCGGGACCTTCGCCGGCGGCTCTATCGCCGAGACGTGCAGGAAGTACCCCTGGCTTGTAGAAGGGGATACGGTGGACACCGTGGAGATGGAAGTCGAGGGGATTGGGATCCTTACAAACAGCTTCGCTAGACGGGATTAG